The following coding sequences are from one Venturia canescens isolate UGA chromosome 5, ASM1945775v1, whole genome shotgun sequence window:
- the LOC122411561 gene encoding toll-like receptor 6, producing MANKANIVLTILAATFIYGNCELVEQECPEACHCHYFRINWVTDCSESNLTSVPTSELSPNVYILDMNGNNIEHLAPFPPDIKLRRLQMAHNRLTKLEKESFAGLSYLIDADFASNAITHVDTETFRDSPGFLTLELQNNPLAEVKGPFLNCRTLLYLDLNTCGIRRLNDRFFFNTTNLNKLDLSNNPLERIEPGPFDYLMKLEYLQLKSCNLSYISPQAFANLENLRELEMSDNQLTTLSWTNVLAPLVRLEKLNIGNTGIKNLPGDAFAKNTHLRELSLANNELHHLDVGNTLGHNLHNLQSLDLSYCKLQDRLSEEAFKNASKLRVLNLSGNPMFAADLTVVLRHLPKLHKLSLSNCSLRRLPNTFDVFEHLEELDISHNPLSDAFVGLLNPLKSLEYLDMSYCDLGYVGNNTFAQMNELRRLILSGNKLHTLEQGLFQNLTRLSSLELNNCDLKTPPDPAVFGNRESTNVVELQLSGNPLEVPEHGSLLPRQLARLEMLDLSKCNLEHLNEDVFTSTNNLTQLNLSANKLTGNKNLAFLSKLRSLEHLDLSQNRLATISPEALRSNPRLLSINLIGNPFVCNCSIHDMWNWASQVKNDLHVLVGSRPSEFATGAAKLRKSLSCSYDDETYRNLVHQGRKSIVTPSRTWAKYVRESNCPASS from the exons TATTTACGGAAATTGCGAGCTCGTCGAGCAGGAATGTCCGGAGGCTTGTCACTGTCATTACTTTCGTATAAATTGGGTCACCGACTGCTCGGAGAGCAATCTCACGAGCGTACCAACTTCGGAGCTAAGTCCAAATGTTTACATCCTCGATATGAATGGAAATAATATTGAACACTTGGCTCCTTTTCCACCTGATATCAAACTGCGCCGCTTGCAAATGGCACACAATCGGCTTACTAAACTCGAGAAGGAATCCTTTGCAGGGCTTTCGTACCTCATCGATGCTGATTTTGCATCGAACGCTATCACCCATGTCGATACCGAAACTTTCAG GGACAGTCCGGGCTTCCTTACACTGGAGCTGCAAAATAATCCATTAGCTGAAGTGAAAGGCCCATTTTTAAATTGCCGTACATTATTGTACTTGGATTTGAACACCTGTGGAATACGTCGTTTGAACGATCGCTTTTTCTTCAACACGACAAATTTGAACAAGCTGGATTTATCGAACAACCCCTTGGAACGTATAGAGCCAGGGCCTTTTGATTATTTGATGAAGCTCGAGTATTTGCAGCTGAAGAGTTGCAACTTGAGTTATATATCGCCCCAGGCGTTcgcgaatttggaaaatttgcgAGAGCTCGAAATGAGCGATAATCAATTGACGACCCTGAGTTGGACCAATGTTTTGGCGCCTCTGGTACGTCTGGAAAAATTGAACATTGGAAATACGGGAATAAAGAATTTACCAGGCGACGCATTCGCCAAAAACACTCACTTACGGGAATTGTCGTTGGCGAACAACGAGCTCCATCACCTCGACGTTGGCAACACTCTCGGACACAATTTACACAATCTCCAGTCACTCGATCTTTCCTACTGCAAACTTCAAGATCGTCTCTCCGAAGAAGCCTTCAAAAACGCTAGTAAACTGAGGGTTCTCAATTTGAGCGGAAATCCCATGTTCGCAGCTGATTTGACAGTGGTACTGCGTCACTTGCCGAAGCTCCATAAGCTCTCGTTGAGCAATTGCAGCCTCCGTAGGCTCCCAAATACTTTTGACGTCTTCGAGCACCTCGAGGAACTCGATATTTCGCACAATCCGTTATCAGATGCGTTCGTCGGGCTGTTGAACCCCCTGAAATCTCTCGAGTATCTCGATATGTCGTATTGCGATTTGGGCTACGTCGGTAACAACACTTTTGCCCAAATGAACGAACTGAGACGATTGATACTGTCGGGCAACAAATTGCACACATTGGAACAAGGTCTTTTCCAAAACCTGACGAGACTGTCGAGTCTCGAATTGAACAATTGCGATCTCAAAACCCCCCCGGATCCGGCAGTCTTCGGTAATCGTGAATCTAcgaatgttgttgaattgCAGCTGAGCGGTAATCCGTTGGAAGTGCCGGAGCACGGCTCGTTGTTGCCCAGGCAATTGGCACGCCTAGAAATGCTCGATCTCAGCAAATGTAATTTGGAACACCTCAACGAGGACGTATTTACCTCTACGAATAATTTGACTCAGTTGAATCTGTCAGCGAACAAATTGacgggaaataaaaatttggccTTTCTGAGTAAATTACGGTCACTGGAGCATCTTGATTTGAGTCAGAATCGCCTTGCTACCATAAGTCCAGAAGCCTTACGATCGAATCCCCGTCTCCTCTCCATCAATCTCATCGGCAATCCTTTCGTATGCAATTGTTCGATCCACGACATGTGGAATTGGGCTTCGCAGGTGAAGAACGATCTTCACGTTCTCGTCGGTAGCCGACCCTCCGAATTTGCCACCGGTGCTGCCAAACTCCGAAAAAGTCTCAGTTGCTCGTACGACGATGAAACTTATAGAAATCTCGTGCACCAAGGACGCAAGAGTATTGTCACACCGAGCAGAACGTGGGCTAAATACGTTCGCGAGTCGAATTGTCCTGCCAGCTCATGA
- the Hydr1 gene encoding phospholipase ABHD3 isoform X2 codes for MDNVDIVKNKYWPTLWCFESRAQTVLASLLRSRILPHVQYRREILSLKDGGEVALDWADQHSSQTSPIVIILPGLTGASGAEYIKCLVCAAKKIGLRCVIFNNRGLGGVSLKTPRTYCASNCEDLSEVVEHVRKLHPNVPLGATGISMGGLILGNYLAQQGKAAVNKLKASLIISVPWNVFEATKSIEKPYLNLMLNKHLAGNLCRNIETYHYSTESGLFDIDIRNVLKSRTVREFDANFTAKQFGYKDVEDYYSSATLHDKLHLIQVPLLCLNAADDPFQPLDAIPLKEISESKVVAAVVTCRGGHIGFLEGFWPAREEQYMGKFFAQYFGGVFIKNFDPVTYKT; via the exons ATGGATAATGTTGATATTGTTAAAAACAAATATTGGCCAACTCTGTGGTGTTTCGAATCGCGTGCCCAAACTGTTTTAGCGAGCCTGCTGCGTTCTCGAATTTTGCCGCATGTACAATATAGAAG AGAGATATTGAGTCTGAAAGATGGAGGCGAAGTGGCCTTGGATTGGGCGGATCAACACTCGTCGCAAACGTCACCAATCGTCATCATATTACCAGGATTGACGGGAGCTAGTGGAGCAGAATACATAAAATGTCTAGTCTGCGCAGCTAAAAAGATCGGTTTGAGATgcgtcattttcaacaatcgaGGTCTCGGGGGTGTCAGTCTTAAG ACGCCGAGAACTTATTGCGCATCGAACTGCGAGGATTTGTCCGAAGTCGTGGAGCACGTGAGGAAACTTCATCCCAACGTGCCTCTCGGGGCAACCGGTATCTCCATGGGAGG ATTAATATTAGGCAATTATCTGGCTCAGCAAGGCAAAGCGGCTGTGAATAAACTCAAAGCGAGTCTCATCATTTCCGTACCTTGGAACGTTTTCGAGGCTACGAAGAGTATCGAAAAGCCTTATTTGAATTTAATGCTGAACAAACACTTGGCTGGAAATTTGTGCAGAAACATCGAAACTTATCATTATTCTACGGAAAGCGGACTTTTTGACATCGATATACGGAACGTTCTTAAG aGCAGAACAGTCAGGGAATTCGACGCTAATTTTACGGCTAAACAATTCGGATACAAAGACGTCGAGGATTATTATTCGAGTGCTACGCTCCACGACAAACTTCATCTCATCCAAGTGCCACTTCTGTGCCTAAACGCTGCCGACGATCCATTCCAACCGCTCGATg CGATACCTCTGAAAGAAATAAGCGAGTCGAAGGTAGTGGCTGCGGTCGTAACCTGCCGAGGAGGCCACATAGGCTTTCTGGAAGGATTTTGGCCAGCGAGAGAAGAGCAATACATGGGCAAATTTTTCGCTCAATATTTCGGGGGcgtatttatcaaaaatttcgaTCCAGTAACGTATAAAACGTGA
- the Hydr1 gene encoding protein ABHD1 isoform X3, whose protein sequence is MELSWELDFALIISARSSREILSLKDGGEVALDWADQHSSQTSPIVIILPGLTGASGAEYIKCLVCAAKKIGLRCVIFNNRGLGGVSLKTPRTYCASNCEDLSEVVEHVRKLHPNVPLGATGISMGGLILGNYLAQQGKAAVNKLKASLIISVPWNVFEATKSIEKPYLNLMLNKHLAGNLCRNIETYHYSTESGLFDIDIRNVLKSRTVREFDANFTAKQFGYKDVEDYYSSATLHDKLHLIQVPLLCLNAADDPFQPLDAIPLKEISESKVVAAVVTCRGGHIGFLEGFWPAREEQYMGKFFAQYFGGVFIKNFDPVTYKT, encoded by the exons ATGGAGCTCTCTTGGGAATTGGATTTTGCGCTTATTATCTCTGCGAGGTCGTCCAG AGAGATATTGAGTCTGAAAGATGGAGGCGAAGTGGCCTTGGATTGGGCGGATCAACACTCGTCGCAAACGTCACCAATCGTCATCATATTACCAGGATTGACGGGAGCTAGTGGAGCAGAATACATAAAATGTCTAGTCTGCGCAGCTAAAAAGATCGGTTTGAGATgcgtcattttcaacaatcgaGGTCTCGGGGGTGTCAGTCTTAAG ACGCCGAGAACTTATTGCGCATCGAACTGCGAGGATTTGTCCGAAGTCGTGGAGCACGTGAGGAAACTTCATCCCAACGTGCCTCTCGGGGCAACCGGTATCTCCATGGGAGG ATTAATATTAGGCAATTATCTGGCTCAGCAAGGCAAAGCGGCTGTGAATAAACTCAAAGCGAGTCTCATCATTTCCGTACCTTGGAACGTTTTCGAGGCTACGAAGAGTATCGAAAAGCCTTATTTGAATTTAATGCTGAACAAACACTTGGCTGGAAATTTGTGCAGAAACATCGAAACTTATCATTATTCTACGGAAAGCGGACTTTTTGACATCGATATACGGAACGTTCTTAAG aGCAGAACAGTCAGGGAATTCGACGCTAATTTTACGGCTAAACAATTCGGATACAAAGACGTCGAGGATTATTATTCGAGTGCTACGCTCCACGACAAACTTCATCTCATCCAAGTGCCACTTCTGTGCCTAAACGCTGCCGACGATCCATTCCAACCGCTCGATg CGATACCTCTGAAAGAAATAAGCGAGTCGAAGGTAGTGGCTGCGGTCGTAACCTGCCGAGGAGGCCACATAGGCTTTCTGGAAGGATTTTGGCCAGCGAGAGAAGAGCAATACATGGGCAAATTTTTCGCTCAATATTTCGGGGGcgtatttatcaaaaatttcgaTCCAGTAACGTATAAAACGTGA
- the Hydr1 gene encoding phospholipase ABHD3 isoform X1: MLHIVESVLSLPKLYYGALLGIGFCAYYLCEVVQAPLLVCAEGPFRKFLMDNVDIVKNKYWPTLWCFESRAQTVLASLLRSRILPHVQYRREILSLKDGGEVALDWADQHSSQTSPIVIILPGLTGASGAEYIKCLVCAAKKIGLRCVIFNNRGLGGVSLKTPRTYCASNCEDLSEVVEHVRKLHPNVPLGATGISMGGLILGNYLAQQGKAAVNKLKASLIISVPWNVFEATKSIEKPYLNLMLNKHLAGNLCRNIETYHYSTESGLFDIDIRNVLKSRTVREFDANFTAKQFGYKDVEDYYSSATLHDKLHLIQVPLLCLNAADDPFQPLDAIPLKEISESKVVAAVVTCRGGHIGFLEGFWPAREEQYMGKFFAQYFGGVFIKNFDPVTYKT; the protein is encoded by the exons ATGCTGCACATTGTTGAAAGCGTACTTAGCCTACCAAAATTGTACTATGGAGCTCTCTTGGGAATTGGATTTTGCGCTTATTATCTCTGCGAGGTCGTCCAG GCACCTTTGCTGGTGTGCGCGGAAGGCCCATTCCGCAAATTCTTAATGGATAATGTTGATATTGTTAAAAACAAATATTGGCCAACTCTGTGGTGTTTCGAATCGCGTGCCCAAACTGTTTTAGCGAGCCTGCTGCGTTCTCGAATTTTGCCGCATGTACAATATAGAAG AGAGATATTGAGTCTGAAAGATGGAGGCGAAGTGGCCTTGGATTGGGCGGATCAACACTCGTCGCAAACGTCACCAATCGTCATCATATTACCAGGATTGACGGGAGCTAGTGGAGCAGAATACATAAAATGTCTAGTCTGCGCAGCTAAAAAGATCGGTTTGAGATgcgtcattttcaacaatcgaGGTCTCGGGGGTGTCAGTCTTAAG ACGCCGAGAACTTATTGCGCATCGAACTGCGAGGATTTGTCCGAAGTCGTGGAGCACGTGAGGAAACTTCATCCCAACGTGCCTCTCGGGGCAACCGGTATCTCCATGGGAGG ATTAATATTAGGCAATTATCTGGCTCAGCAAGGCAAAGCGGCTGTGAATAAACTCAAAGCGAGTCTCATCATTTCCGTACCTTGGAACGTTTTCGAGGCTACGAAGAGTATCGAAAAGCCTTATTTGAATTTAATGCTGAACAAACACTTGGCTGGAAATTTGTGCAGAAACATCGAAACTTATCATTATTCTACGGAAAGCGGACTTTTTGACATCGATATACGGAACGTTCTTAAG aGCAGAACAGTCAGGGAATTCGACGCTAATTTTACGGCTAAACAATTCGGATACAAAGACGTCGAGGATTATTATTCGAGTGCTACGCTCCACGACAAACTTCATCTCATCCAAGTGCCACTTCTGTGCCTAAACGCTGCCGACGATCCATTCCAACCGCTCGATg CGATACCTCTGAAAGAAATAAGCGAGTCGAAGGTAGTGGCTGCGGTCGTAACCTGCCGAGGAGGCCACATAGGCTTTCTGGAAGGATTTTGGCCAGCGAGAGAAGAGCAATACATGGGCAAATTTTTCGCTCAATATTTCGGGGGcgtatttatcaaaaatttcgaTCCAGTAACGTATAAAACGTGA